In Chlamydia serpentis, the following are encoded in one genomic region:
- the rpmA gene encoding 50S ribosomal protein L27: MAHKKGQGASRNGRDSKSKRLGVKVGAGQKVSTGSILVRQRGTRWNPAQNVGRGRDDTLFALVDGIVVMKKTNRTYISVVPEQL, encoded by the coding sequence ATGGCACATAAGAAAGGACAGGGAGCAAGCCGAAACGGCAGAGATTCAAAGTCAAAGCGCCTCGGGGTTAAAGTAGGTGCTGGACAGAAAGTTTCTACTGGAAGTATTCTTGTTCGCCAGAGAGGAACCCGATGGAATCCCGCACAAAATGTAGGTCGTGGTCGTGATGATACCCTATTTGCTTTAGTTGACGGCATCGTAGTAATGAAAAAAACAAATCGTACCTATATTTCTGTTGTTCCTGAGCAACTTTAG
- the rplU gene encoding 50S ribosomal protein L21 encodes MEPYAVVQTGSKQYQVRVGDVIDVELLDDVASDKEIIFRDVLFVFDGTKAFLGSPTLASAEVKAKYLSLVKGEKVVAYKYKKRKNYHRKHGHRQKYLRVKICELVI; translated from the coding sequence ATGGAGCCTTACGCAGTAGTCCAAACAGGAAGCAAGCAATATCAAGTTCGTGTAGGCGATGTGATTGATGTTGAGTTATTAGATGACGTTGCTTCGGATAAAGAAATCATTTTTCGAGATGTGTTATTCGTATTTGATGGGACTAAAGCATTTTTAGGAAGTCCTACACTTGCTAGTGCAGAGGTAAAAGCTAAGTATCTTTCTCTTGTTAAAGGAGAAAAAGTAGTCGCTTATAAGTATAAAAAACGAAAAAATTATCACCGTAAGCATGGACATCGTCAGAAGTATCTTCGTGTTAAGATCTGTGAGTTGGTAATATAA